A genomic stretch from Plasmodium reichenowi strain SY57 chromosome 2, whole genome shotgun sequence includes:
- a CDS encoding palmitoyltransferase, putative: MNMLKEGKHWILYKFSRFIQIFYFFYLFSACLIIYFETHFILDQYYRIPYIRFFCIFLFIFGIASFFLCSLSDPGKISFNGLDKHLEYYSYDEIIFYTNTKCKTCNIIKPARSKHCSYCSSCISRYDHHCFLLNNCIGGYNNMYYLVFLHMHIIITFYSTYI; encoded by the exons atgaacatGCTAAAAGAAGGTAAACATTGGATTTTATACAAATTTTCTCGTTTCATTCAA attttttatttcttctatCTATTTAGTGCTTGtcttataatatattttgaaa CCCATTTCATATTAGATCAATATTATAGAATCCCATATATAAG atttttttgtatattcctttttatttttggaATAGCatctttctttttatgTTCATTAAGTGACCCAG GAAAAATCTCTTTTAATGGTCTAGATAAACACTTGGAATATTATTCATACGAcgaaataatattttacacCAACACTAAATGTAAAACgtgtaatattataaa ACCTGCTAGAAGTAAGCattgttcatattgttCTTCTTGTATATCCAGATATGATCATCATTGTTTCTTATTGAATAATTGTATAGGAGGTTAcaataatatgtattatttagtttttcttcatatgcatattattataaccTTTTATTCAACATATATAA
- a CDS encoding octaprenyl pyrophosphate synthase, putative codes for MVHLSKRNNIKSFLNYCKAKYLNPLIINKNEDIVKETSILKNDNLYSRKESNVFIEILKSSFIKFRGQKINEEINNHNNIINNSSHNNNHNIYHDTNQKKKKQYEDKHNVFHTENMHKEVLLCMDVLQYEEDKVNRELDLLHSYFNKERTNIDPYTLCESKIKNIDEYIYNIIKTNYKNIDEFITYIYLYKGKRFRVILSILLKNILHHIDNVSKIKTNFKNRNIQRNFFKSNKLSPNSLSNKLKLYNLKIKQKKNICEKTVLDNQCKIIAASEIIHMGSLLHDDVIDDSNKRRGVIALHKKFGNKISILSGDYLLARASSIFAGTGSPKICRRFSYVVESLIKGEFLQRNLKFNNVEEALKMYLIKSYHKTASLFSHLFACIAILSFKNDTIIQLCFNLGLHIGMAFQLYDDYLDYKIDDNTNKPILNDLKNNIKTAPLLFSYNYNPQVILQLINKNSYTNNDIENILYYIQHSNSMKKNELCSLLHIKKASDILYSLISHCNKPSTNKNNNKHDDIKQSSEALINLILNVLSRNVK; via the coding sequence ATGGTTCACCTAagtaaaagaaataatattaaaagctttttaaattattgCAAAGCGAAATATTTGAACCctttaataattaataaaaatgaagacATAGTAAAAGAAACCAgcattttaaaaaatgacaACTTGTATAGTAGAAAGGAGTCCAATGTttttatagaaatattaaaatcatcgtttataaaatttagaggacaaaaaataaacgaagaaataaataaccataataatattattaataatagtagtcacaataataatcataatatttatcatgatacaaaccaaaaaaaaaaaaaacaatatgaaGATAAACATAATGTATTTCATACAGAAAATATGCATAAAGAAGTTTTATTATGTATGGATGTTTTACAATATGAAGAAGATAAAGTAAATCGTGAATTAGATTTATTACattcttattttaataaagaaaGAACAAATATTGATCCTTATACCTTATGTGaaagtaaaataaaaaatattgatgaatatatatataatattattaaaaccaattataaaaacattgatgaatttattacatatatttatttatataaaggAAAAAGATTTAGGGTTATCTTAAGTATcctattaaaaaatatattacacCATATAGATAATGTttcaaaaattaaaacaaattttaaaaatagaaatatcCAAAGAAACTTTTTCAAATCAAATAAACTCTCGCCCAATTCTTtatcaaataaattaaaactATACAACttgaaaataaaacaaaagaaaaatatatgtgaaaAAACAGTCTTAGATAATCAATGTAAAATTATAGCAGCTTCAGAAATTATACACATGGGTTCTCTTTTACATGATGATGTCATAGATGATTCAAATAAAAGAAGAGGTGTCATAGcattacataaaaaatttgGAAATAAAATTTCAATATTATCAGGGGATTATCTCTTAGCACGTGCTAGTTCTATTTTTGCTGGTACGGGTTCACCAAAAATTTGTAGACGTTTCTCTTATGTTGTCGAGAGTTTAATAAAAGGAGAATTCTTACAAagaaatttaaaatttaataatgtTGAAGAAGCACTCAAAAtgtatttaattaaatCATATCATAAAACAGCTTCTCTTTTTTCTCATTTATTTGCATGTATAGCCATTCtatcatttaaaaatgatacTATTATACAATTATGTTTTAATTTAGGATTACACATAGGTATGGCTTTTCAATTATATGATGATTATCTAGATTATAAAATTGATGACAATACAAACAAACctatattaaatgatttaaaaaataatattaaaacagctcccttattattttcttataattataacCCTCAAGTTATCTTAcaattaattaataaaaattcatatacaaataatgatattgaaaatattttatattatatccaACATTCTAATagtatgaaaaaaaatgaattgtgttcattattacatataaaaaaggcATCTGATATTCTATACTCCTTAATATCTCATTGTAATAAACCTAgtacaaataaaaacaataacaaacatgatgatataaaacAAAGTAGCGAGGcattaattaatttaatcTTAAACGTGTTATCAAGAAACGTCAAATga
- a CDS encoding hypothetical protein (conserved Plasmodium protein, unknown function), producing MGGDIFRLLPTEATGCLIRIKNISCFDKKSEVINFVGHLVEICLIHVDLLKNEAYVLLHSREEVLHFVKLYYVICNNMHFIDKIKRNIEIEIYNEEEENIFWKESKKNCTKFNICCKGHK from the exons ATGGGAGGTGATATATTTCGTTTATTGCCAACCGAAG CTACAGGTTGtttaataagaataaaaaatatatcctGTTTTGACAAAAAAAGTGAAGTAATAAATTTCGTGGGTCATTTAG TTGAGATATGTTTGATACATGTAGATTTATTAAAGAATGAAGCTTATGTTTTATTACATTCAAGGGAAGAGGTTTTACATTTTGTGAAACtatattatgtaatttGTAACAATATGCATTTTATTGATAAAATCAAGAGAAATATagaaatagaaatatataatgaagaggaggaaaatatattttggAAAGAGAGTAAAAAGAATTGTActaaatttaatatttg tTGTAAGGGGCACAAATAA